The following are encoded together in the Thalassolituus oleivorans MIL-1 genome:
- a CDS encoding RNA polymerase sigma factor FliA — MSAGSCLVYSDVQKNNFDQLVREHAGLVKRIAHHMMGRLPDSVQVDDLIQAGMIGLLEASRKYDGGKGASFETYAGIRIRGAMLDEIRRGDWAPRSVHRNARRITDAIKQIESEKGRDADDSEVAAFLGISQDEYHGILRDSAGCRLFSYEEVAEKSENGFEVFNETAPNPFAGIERDAFQTQLAEAIKGLPEREQLILALYYDEELNLKEIGAVLGVSESRVSQLHSQATHRLRSRLGDWLTR; from the coding sequence ATGTCTGCGGGTAGTTGTCTGGTGTACTCTGACGTTCAAAAAAACAATTTCGATCAGTTGGTTCGCGAACACGCAGGACTGGTAAAGCGTATTGCCCATCACATGATGGGACGTTTACCCGATAGCGTACAGGTGGACGATCTTATTCAAGCCGGCATGATAGGTTTGTTAGAAGCATCACGTAAGTACGATGGCGGTAAAGGCGCAAGTTTTGAAACCTATGCCGGTATTCGTATTCGTGGCGCTATGCTGGATGAAATTCGTCGTGGCGACTGGGCTCCGCGTTCCGTGCATCGCAATGCTAGGCGAATTACCGATGCAATTAAGCAGATAGAAAGTGAGAAAGGTCGTGATGCCGACGACAGTGAAGTTGCTGCATTTCTTGGTATTAGCCAAGATGAATATCATGGCATTTTACGCGATAGCGCTGGCTGCCGGCTGTTTAGTTATGAAGAAGTCGCCGAGAAAAGTGAGAACGGCTTTGAAGTTTTTAACGAAACTGCGCCCAATCCATTTGCAGGTATCGAGCGAGATGCCTTCCAAACTCAGCTCGCAGAAGCCATCAAAGGGCTTCCTGAACGCGAACAGCTGATTCTAGCCCTGTACTACGACGAAGAGCTCAACCTCAAGGAAATCGGCGCTGTGCTGGGCGTCAGCGAGTCTCGTGTCAGTCAATTACACAGCCAAGCGACCCATCGTTTGCGTTCACGCTTGGGCGATTGGCTTACTCGCTAA